The Rhinoraja longicauda isolate Sanriku21f chromosome 25, sRhiLon1.1, whole genome shotgun sequence genome has a window encoding:
- the LOC144605630 gene encoding immunoglobulin lambda-1 light chain-like: protein MSCWMPLVCALAFSAAYINAQVTLNQPSSKSTSPGQNVQIPCTMSGGSLSTHVVSWYQQIPGTVPRFLFYYYSGSSITRGSGVPERFAGSVSGNTATLTISNVQSGDAADYYCGVWINPFIFGKGTRLGIGTPRAPAVSVLRPSAEEIAGKGTATLVCLVSGFNPGAVDIEWTVDGSARSDGVETSRIQQETDNTFSTSSYLTLPATVWNSNELYSCVVKHETQAIPLKANIARSGCV, encoded by the exons ATGTCTTGCTGGATGCCACTAGTTTGTGCGTTAGCGTTTTCTGCAGCGT ACATAAATGCGCAAGTTACACTAAATCAGCCGTCTTCAAAGTCCACGTCTCCGGGGCAAAATGTGCAAATACCCTGCACCATGTCTGGCGGCAGTTTAAGTACCCATGTTGTTTCCTGGTACCAGCAGATTCCCGGAACGGTTCCGCGGTTTCTGTTTTATTATTATTCGGGCAGCAGCATTACTAGAGGCTCGGGAGTTCCTGAACGTTTCGCCGGATCAGTGTCAGGCAACACTGCAACTTTGACAATATCGAACGTGCAGTCTGGAGACGCTGCGGACTACTACTGTGGCGTGTGGATAAATCCTTTCATCTTCGGCAAAGGAACGAGGCTGGGCATTGGCA CACCTCGCGCGCCCGCAGTGTCCGTCCTCCGACCTTCAGCGGAAGAAATCGCGGGAAAGGGCACCGCCACCCTGGTGTGTTTGGTGAGCGGGTTTAATCCCGGTGCAGTGGACATTGAGTGGACCGTAGACGGCAGTGCGAGAAGTGACGGCGTTGAGACCAGCCGAATCCAGCAGGAGACGGACAACACGTTCAGTACAAGCAGTTACCTGACTCTGCCAGCCACAGTCTGGAACTCAAACGAGCTTTACTCCTGCGTGGTTAAACACGAAACCCAGGCAATCCCGCTTAAGGCCAACATCGCCAGATCCGGCTGTGTCTAA